TCAGGCTTGTTGGCGTAGAAACGGGAGCAATAGGCGGAGACCATTTCTATCATGATGCCCTCGACGCAGCTCTCCGCCACCTCCCTCCCCATCTCCAGGTCTTCGTTCTCCTCTCTCCCCGAGTCTACCCCTTCCTTCCAGCAGAGAACCCTAGATCTCTCTCTACTCTCAGGAAGTCCTGACAGCACAAATGCACGATGACCGCttgagggagagaaaaagatctCGGGGCGGGTAGGATTCCATTGGTTGAGTACTGGAGTATCGGTCCATAATGCGATCCATCCCCAAATGCCGTTCACACCGCCGACCGTACCACAGAGAAAGGACGTCCTGTTCCTAGCGTTCCAGGAAGGGGAACCAAACAAGTCTCCCACAGTAACTCTCATTGTCTTGGATCTGATCAATCAAATCCCGGGATGGAACGCACTTTAAGATCAACCTTGCTCTTCGGACAAGTCCTCACCACATTAGCTAAATGTGGATCCAAAGTCTAGGCCCTAAGTTGGCCCTaagctttcttttttgtgaacCCAAAACTTTAACTCTTAAACAAACCCTAAAATGATGCTTCCTTACCTCAGATCAGTTTTAGTCTGAAGATCCTGAGACAAGAAATCCATAGATTTCATAGCTTACACCTTAAAAACTCTAGGGATCGACTTAAGAACTAAAAGTCTTTTGTCTACACTTGAAATTGAAAGGGTCTCAAGTATCCCCTTCCATTCATAGATTCAAGCCAAACTTCAAGGTTTGGATGTCGAACACAGCCaaacggaccacgaagaatcATCTTAAGACACCAATCTGATTGAATTCAAGCATGATTTTCCAAGCAACTAGGAGAAATCAAGTTCGCCAACAAAGGTACAGCCTATCATCTTCAAAAATACTATAGCCATCCgtttaaaaaatttcacacCTGCAATTAACATTAGCTTTCACCAACTCGTAAACAAATTGAATCTTAGGCATATTAAAAGGCAACTCGGAAGAGCTATAAGGCGAATAACGTAAAAGTATGGtattttttcattgaatttttggaGTTATTGCGTCTCACGGTTGTCGCCGAAACGAGGACATCGAGCAGCCACGACAAAAATTTCAGAGGAAGTATACGTACTaatttttttacacattttaagGGCGTAATcatgtttaaaacaaaatttaaaaaaaaaatgtgttgtcAACTGTTCAACAAATTTCTACCCCATTTGGTTTCAACTTTCTACATGAGttacaaaaaagaacaaaacattccCTTCGATATCTCGTCGTCTCATATTTCTTGTTCTGTTTGAAAGAGAATTACGGTCTCAGACAAACCCACCCAAAAAGGAGTTTTCTAAATTGTCTCAGTTCCCAATCATGCAGAGGCAGACCGAAGAAGGACAACGTCAGATTAAGCAGAGAACCAGAAAACACTGGAAGTTGTTCCCCAGCAAGCGAGAAAAGGAGACCGGAAAATAGAATTCATTCTGTGTCCCTTCTATCAGACACGGGAACACGGCAACTCGAAAAAATTTGAATGCACGCAACGAAAACACTTCCTCCTCGGCAGAATCCCAGGAAACTAGCTAGAAAATGGCAAGAGACGAAGCTGCACAGTCAAACCATCCGGTTCTCTTCTCTCTTGCAGGCGACTTGCACCAGAGTGGAAAGCATCAAAAGATCAGCTCCAGCGCATCTGTCTGAGAAACGCATgtttatatctctctctccctctccctccctctctctctctctaaatttgAGACAAATAATTACGAGAGCGATGAATCGACactaatgaaaaaaatcaaatggttcGATCAAGTATATTTTCCGCATTGAAGTTCTGAAATAGTTAATCGGCTACCAACTGATGCGTCGTAAGACATAAATTATGACATTTGTTCTACGGCCGGATCAATATGCATGCATGATCAGGATGAGCTCAACGTGGCTGAGATTCACACACCAATGTCAACAAACTTTATTATAGGTGTTTCAGGAAGACGGAAAGTAATCCACGAGATCAAAAACGTTTCGATACATGAAAATTTGAAGGAAAGACGGTGATGAGAAGCAAGAGTAAACGGAACACGAAGATCAAAAACTGTCCTTGCTGTGTTCAAACTTCCAGATGAACCGGCCTCAATCTCCCTATCGTGCTGCCCACCGGCGCAGACGAGCCATCGCGGGGAGGTGAGAACTCTATCGGCAGGTAGTCCGATGAGTCGCACGTAAAATTCGAGTTCCGGAAATGACTTTTTAATGCTTCTCTTCCCTGAAGAAAACCAAATGAAGAATTAACTACCATATTACTTATAACACAGAGAGcgagcaaaagagagagagagacctgaatGCGAGCGTAGCAAATCTCGCAGGTCTTCTTGGAACCATAGCAGCGCCATCGTTGGTTGTGAAAATCTCGGTAGAGGCGCCACGTTGCCGCCGAAGAAGTAAAATTCACGAAGGCGTAACCAAGATTGCACTTGTTCCTTTGAACCCCAGTTCAGCACAGAAGGAAATTACTCCCGagtcaatgaaattttttatatataagcGAATAGATGATTTCAGGAATTATGGCGGCCTGCAAGGTGGTTGGAGAAAAACGAGATACAAGATGAAATGCTTACCTGAAATCCATTGGCAAGTAAACAAAGTCGAATTCAGATAAGGGTTCCACCATCCCTTCCTTCCCGCCGGCGCAAGAACCATCTGATGTTACCCGGTTGTTGATCTCCAAGCAGTGACTGTCAAGCTTCTTCACCAACATCTCTCTACTGATATTTCATGAAGCTCGTAAATTTTCACAAACACAAACATACAcccggagagagagagagagagagagagagaggagaaagaaaccTTAGCTTGTTGGGAATGTTCCGAATCATGACGGTGGTCTTCCACACCGAGTTAGCATCTTCATCCCTGAACTCCAAACTCTGAACCACGCTCTTCCTCTCCTCATCTGCCAACGTTTCTTCCCCCTTGGGCCGCCAATACGTCGCCACCACCCTCATCCTGCGCTGGTGCGATGCCAACCCTCCTGCTGACCGGCGAAAGCTTCGCCTCGGCAGCCTGCGCTCCTCTTCGTACACTTTGCCTAGGACACCGAGCTTGCACTCGGTTGGCTCCTTCACAGCATTCTCTTCAACGGGGGGAACGTCGGCGGGGGCGGAAACGAGCACGGTAGTAGGAGTCAACGGAGCAGGAGGCGATAAGGCGGAAGGCAGACGGCCGCCGTCCGTGCCTTTACAGCCAGCCTCGTGAATCACAGGAATGCCGTTAACGCACAACGGGGACAGGTACACGTACAAATTTTCGATGATGTGTTGGGGTGGGCAAAAAGACAACGGTGCCGGCGGAACAGAGTAGCCGGCGCCGGATTGTGAATAGAACGGCTGTAGCGGACCTGGCAGTGGTGAGGGCAACTCATGGAAGGAGAAGGGCTGGGGTTGTAGAAGAGGAAGATCACAAATGGCGTgtggcggcggcggtggtggtggtgagcACAGGTTGAGGCATGGAGAGGGTGAACGTGTAAGATGGTGGACTGGCAGAAAGAAAGGAGCATGGGGATTTAGCTGACTCATGGCAGGGGAGAAAGGCTGAGAGAGGTTGGAGGATGGCGCGAAGTGGAAGAGGAGGTTAAGTAGGCAAAGGGGAGGAGTCGCAGGCGAGGCTGATAGGCAAGCTGGCAGAGAACtcacgaagagagagagagagacgtcaGGAAGGAAAGGGTCGTCATGATGCGCGCATTAAATGAGGGGTGTGGACGGGAGCAGGGGCGGCATGCTTTCTTGGGAAATATAAAAGAGGAATAGatggagagaaagggagggcTTCTCTTCTGGCCTATAATACAGCCTACCTCGGCTCCTCCTGAGCACGCTTCTTCCGAGACATGCAGACGATTGGAGCTCGGGCCCTATCAGTATGAGCTGCTCGGGTCCGCCAGATTGTGAGTTCGGGCCCCAAATTGACAACCTTACACCCACAAAGTTCCAATAAAACCAGCAATTTTTCGTTAAAATCTGTAATTTGTTTGAACCCAATGTAGTCTTTTCACGTCAACTAATCCATTTGAATCTAGGAACTCTTGTCACAGAATTGAATCCAGAATTTATTTGTCATGTCGGGCCATCTGAATAGTCTCCCAACTCATCGACGCTCAACCAAGTACGCATGAGAATCAATTCAGCGTCCATCTCGGTGCATTTTCATGACCACAAGGAGCGAAACATAAAGTGTAAGATCTTCAGATCAGTCGGCCGATTTAAAACTAGAGAGTTAAAACTTCGCATCGGCCTTGATTAAGGGGCCTTTCTTCACCTCCGGTAGACACCTCAGTCGCAGATCGTAATCTAACTTGTCATTTCAAAGAAGCGAAGTCCCAAGACTCGATGACGTTTCTGTCATTCTGACCTGCTCTATACGCGTCCTCTGCGAGCGGCATGCAAAACTCAAGCACCGGGCCTTCGTCTTTGAGCAGCAGGACATTAAAAAAGCCATCGCcatggctgctgctgctgccttaTCCTCCCGCGTAGACGCAGAGAGGGCCAAGAAAAGGAAATACGCAATGGCACACGTGCAGTGTGCAATGATTATGCTGGTCATATCATGGCCACGATCTCCGGCAGAAGGAGGGGATCATTCGATTCGTTGGGAGATGTGGGGAATGATCTCCTATCCTGTAGGGTTCCTCCCCCTACCGGCGGAGGAAGGGCAGACGCCTTCCAGAACAGGAGCCACCTGCGAAATAGAGAGTGATTATTGCGCAACCATGCAAAACCAACAAAGAGATTTCTTTTGTACTCAGAAAAGATAATGATTTGGCGGTACCCAGACTTCTAAACCACTGCAACCCTTCTGGCGGATGGATAGATTTGCTGTTTCAGAAGAGGCAGAAGTACCAGCCATGGCGGCCGTCGCAAGAAAACGCTAAACCTAACGTTCGGCTGCCGATCAATCTTCGGCCCACgcaaaaaatggttttcttaTCGGCAGCATTTGGTCAGCAGCTCGACTTCCATCCGATGGTTATCAAAATCCAATGGAATCGACTGATTCAaatagtgtttgagaaaatcgGGGCACTGggattttaattttcttacTCTTTCAAAATTGATTGGTTACAAATCCTTACTTTGCTTTGCTTCCATAAGTACCTCCTGAAATGTTTTCAGATGCTTTAATCATATTTTTTCGAGTTCCATTGGCTCCCATGTTTTGTATGATGTGCTAACTATAGTGGCTCAGCATTGGGAGGACAAGCTTTCACCAACATATCAGCTTTCAATCTTGCTTCTCATCCTAGGTGATCCTTCTCTGCTGCTTCATGCACCCTTCCTATTCTCTCTTTACTGCAATGCTTTTCATGTATCGGAATCTAACTAAGAACAGCCACAAACATGCAGAGaatgtaaatccaaatctgtATCAAATGGTATGAACGGATTTTTTGTGGCAAAGAAGAAGCCAAAGTTTGAAACTCGATTGGTGAAGTCCATTTATGAGTTTGAGAGAGCAGGAAGAAAGGTGGGAGCACTCATATGTTGCAATCTGCGTTCATGATGAGGTTTCGTTTGATTATTGACCTAAGATTCGCATGGATTCTAGATCCATTAACCTATCATGGAAATCCTCCtctatattaaaatttattgtCTGTTTAAACAATGAATCTCGCATCAGCTCAGACA
Above is a window of Nymphaea colorata isolate Beijing-Zhang1983 chromosome 8, ASM883128v2, whole genome shotgun sequence DNA encoding:
- the LOC116259540 gene encoding protein MEI2-like 7, which translates into the protein MSQLNPHAPFFLPVHHLTRSPSPCLNLCSPPPPPPPHAICDLPLLQPQPFSFHELPSPLPGPLQPFYSQSGAGYSVPPAPLSFCPPQHIIENLYVYLSPLCVNGIPVIHEAGCKGTDGGRLPSALSPPAPLTPTTVLVSAPADVPPVEENAVKEPTECKLGVLGKVYEEERRLPRRSFRRSAGGLASHQRRMRVVATYWRPKGEETLADEERKSVVQSLEFRDEDANSVWKTTVMIRNIPNKLSREMLVKKLDSHCLEINNRVTSDGSCAGGKEGMVEPLSEFDFVYLPMDFRNKCNLGYAFVNFTSSAATWRLYRDFHNQRWRCYGSKKTCEICYARIQGREALKSHFRNSNFTCDSSDYLPIEFSPPRDGSSAPVGSTIGRLRPVHLEV